The following proteins are co-located in the Chryseobacterium daecheongense genome:
- a CDS encoding ATP-binding protein translates to MKLKTKLTLGVGLLFLLIVLLSVIGSVYINKLKSDTEKILTANYNSLEYSKNMLIALDRMSTDSVVSVRDFEKNNALQEHNLSEIGEKEITQNLKIHFSSYLKQPDYKKEKLIREDLVKIMSLNMKGIERKSDIAIVTAERATFWIVSLGTVCFLIAFILLFNLPQTIAEPINQLTFSIKQIANKNYNERVHFKGSEEFNDLANSFNIMAEKLQEYESSTLSTQLMDKKRIETLVNNMHDAVIGLDENHYIYMINDEALKITNLRKEEIIGKTAHEVAVNNDLIRELLKNMDHPVKDPIKIVSDNKENYFEQEIVPINIAKTGEKEKKYIGKVILLRNITPFKELDFAKTNFIATISHELKTPIAAIKMGVQLLGNQKFGELNDQQQELLKSINDDGQRLLDITGELLNLSQVETGNIRLNIKSCSPKEIVATAIKNVEKLAEQKNISISTDFLTSEEDLVSADFDKTVWVMNNFLSNAIKHSFQDENIRILVEKSEAMILFSITDTGSGIDEKYHRQIFDRYFQVPGEHQNGTGLGLAISKNFIEKQHGEIGVKSAPNQGSTFYFGLPVA, encoded by the coding sequence ATGAAACTTAAAACTAAACTCACATTAGGCGTTGGTCTTTTATTTTTACTGATTGTTTTACTGTCAGTGATCGGTTCTGTGTACATCAATAAACTAAAATCAGACACCGAGAAAATCCTTACAGCCAATTACAACAGCCTTGAGTATTCTAAAAATATGCTGATTGCCCTGGACAGAATGAGCACAGACAGCGTTGTTTCCGTCAGAGATTTTGAAAAAAATAATGCACTACAGGAACATAACCTTTCAGAAATCGGCGAAAAAGAAATCACTCAGAATCTGAAGATCCACTTCAGCAGTTATCTGAAGCAACCTGATTACAAAAAAGAAAAGCTTATCCGTGAAGATTTAGTAAAGATCATGTCTCTGAACATGAAAGGAATTGAGCGTAAAAGTGACATTGCTATTGTTACTGCTGAACGCGCCACATTCTGGATCGTAAGTTTAGGAACCGTATGTTTTCTTATCGCTTTTATCCTCTTATTTAATTTGCCACAGACTATTGCTGAACCCATCAACCAACTGACCTTCAGCATCAAGCAGATCGCCAATAAAAATTATAATGAAAGGGTTCATTTTAAAGGAAGTGAAGAATTCAATGATCTGGCCAACTCTTTCAATATCATGGCAGAGAAATTACAGGAATACGAAAGCAGCACCCTTTCCACACAGCTGATGGATAAAAAGCGGATCGAAACATTGGTTAATAATATGCATGACGCTGTCATCGGCCTTGATGAAAATCATTACATCTACATGATCAATGATGAAGCTTTAAAAATCACCAACCTTCGTAAGGAAGAAATTATTGGTAAAACAGCTCATGAAGTTGCTGTAAACAATGATCTGATCAGGGAGCTGCTTAAAAATATGGACCATCCTGTAAAAGATCCGATCAAAATTGTCTCTGATAATAAGGAGAACTATTTCGAACAGGAAATTGTTCCCATTAATATTGCCAAAACAGGCGAAAAGGAAAAAAAATATATCGGAAAGGTAATCCTTCTCCGGAATATCACCCCTTTCAAAGAGCTGGATTTTGCAAAAACCAATTTTATAGCAACGATTTCCCATGAGTTAAAAACCCCGATTGCGGCTATAAAAATGGGGGTTCAGCTTTTAGGGAATCAGAAATTCGGAGAACTTAATGATCAACAACAAGAATTATTGAAAAGCATCAACGATGACGGGCAAAGGCTCCTTGATATTACAGGTGAGCTTTTAAATCTGTCGCAGGTGGAAACCGGAAATATCCGTCTGAATATCAAAAGCTGCTCACCGAAAGAAATTGTTGCTACCGCTATTAAAAATGTTGAAAAACTAGCGGAACAAAAGAATATTTCTATCAGCACCGACTTTCTCACAAGTGAAGAAGATCTTGTTTCCGCAGATTTTGATAAAACCGTTTGGGTGATGAATAACTTCCTGAGTAACGCCATTAAACATTCTTTTCAGGATGAAAACATCCGGATACTCGTGGAGAAGTCTGAAGCAATGATCTTATTTAGCATCACAGACACAGGAAGCGGAATTGATGAAAAATACCACCGCCAGATTTTCGACCGCTACTTTCAGGTACCGGGAGAACATCAGAACGGAACCGGCCTAGGGCTGGCCATTTCGAAAAACTTTATTGAAAAACAACATGGTGAAATTGGAGTAAAAAGTGCACCCAACCAAGGAAGTACTTTTTATTTTGGGTTGCCGGTGGCTTAG
- a CDS encoding sensor protein KdpD has product MSSAKQFLELIQKSKKGKFKIYIGMSAGVGKTFRMLQEAHALLRNGIDVKIGYIETHGREETVALVDGIPEIARRSVFYKGKNLEEMDLQAIINEHPEVVLVDELAHTNVEGSKNKKRWQDVLEILDNGINVISAMNIQHIESLNEEVKKITGVEVTERVPDKVLALADEVVNIDLTADELLTRLKEGKIYKKDKIQTALNNFFQSGHILQLRELSLKEVATHVERKVETEIKTENFKPIKFLACISSNEKIAKNIIRKTARLASYYNSPWTVLYVQKPSENPEKIALNKQRYLINNFNLAQEMGAKVIRIKENSVHKGILDYVIQHNITTVCIGKPHSHFWQRISGYSWIYTLMNRLNERQIDIIILS; this is encoded by the coding sequence ATGTCTTCAGCAAAACAATTTTTAGAACTGATTCAAAAATCCAAAAAGGGAAAATTCAAGATCTATATTGGAATGAGTGCAGGCGTGGGAAAAACCTTCCGAATGCTTCAGGAAGCTCATGCCCTGTTACGAAATGGTATTGATGTAAAGATTGGTTATATTGAGACCCACGGTCGGGAAGAAACCGTGGCATTGGTTGATGGCATTCCTGAAATAGCAAGAAGATCTGTCTTCTACAAGGGTAAAAATCTTGAAGAAATGGATCTTCAGGCTATTATTAATGAGCATCCGGAGGTAGTTCTTGTCGATGAGCTGGCTCATACAAATGTTGAAGGTTCAAAAAATAAGAAAAGATGGCAGGACGTCCTTGAAATTCTTGATAATGGGATCAATGTGATCAGCGCAATGAACATCCAGCATATTGAGAGCCTAAATGAAGAGGTAAAAAAGATTACCGGTGTGGAGGTTACTGAGCGTGTTCCGGATAAAGTTCTAGCCCTTGCTGATGAAGTTGTGAATATAGATCTAACGGCTGATGAGCTTCTCACGCGGTTGAAAGAAGGAAAGATCTATAAAAAAGATAAAATTCAGACAGCACTGAACAATTTCTTTCAAAGCGGACATATTCTTCAGCTCCGGGAACTTTCCTTAAAAGAAGTTGCTACCCACGTTGAACGAAAGGTAGAAACGGAAATTAAAACTGAAAACTTTAAGCCTATAAAATTCCTCGCCTGCATAAGCAGTAATGAGAAAATTGCCAAAAATATTATCCGGAAAACAGCACGTCTGGCAAGTTATTACAACAGTCCGTGGACAGTGTTATATGTACAGAAACCTTCGGAAAATCCGGAAAAAATAGCTCTAAATAAGCAACGATATTTAATTAATAATTTTAATTTAGCACAGGAAATGGGGGCTAAAGTAATCAGGATAAAGGAAAACAGCGTTCATAAAGGGATTCTGGATTATGTGATCCAGCATAATATTACAACGGTTTGCATTGGAAAACCACATTCTCATTTCTGGCAAAGAATTTCGGGATATAGCTGGATTTATACCTTAATGAACCGATTGAACGAACGACAGATAGACATTATCATTTTATCTTAA
- a CDS encoding porin encodes MKKYIVVGILLGFFFPKAQSSDSMKLSPKVKFSAYAELFYTYDFNEPSNHLRQNFLYSYNRHNEVNLNLGLVKASYESDHLRANFALMAGTYAQDNMAAEQNALRYVNEANIGIKISKNKNLWIDAGIMPSHIGWESAIGKDNINLTRSLAAENSPYFETGAKISYTSDSGKWFLSGLILNGWQRIAKPEGNQTISFGHQLTFKPNDKITLNSSSFIGNDKPKDDKRMRYFHDLHGIFQVTEQFSTVIGFDIGAEQKSKGSEQYNIWYTPNVLMKYQLDNKWTLGGRLEYYNDKNGVIINTKTPNGFQTFGYSVNVDYAILKNVLFRTEARGFTSKDAIFVKNNEMQQGNFFITASLAAWF; translated from the coding sequence ATGAAAAAATATATTGTTGTTGGAATACTATTAGGATTTTTTTTTCCGAAAGCACAATCTTCAGATTCAATGAAACTGAGTCCTAAAGTAAAATTTTCTGCTTATGCAGAACTGTTTTACACTTATGATTTCAATGAACCCAGTAATCATCTTCGCCAAAATTTCTTGTATTCCTACAACAGACATAACGAAGTAAATCTTAACTTAGGTTTGGTAAAAGCTTCTTACGAAAGTGATCATCTCCGTGCCAATTTTGCCTTGATGGCGGGAACTTATGCACAAGATAATATGGCAGCAGAACAGAACGCCTTACGTTATGTAAATGAAGCAAATATTGGAATTAAAATTTCAAAAAATAAAAATTTATGGATCGATGCGGGGATAATGCCTTCTCATATCGGATGGGAAAGCGCAATAGGAAAAGACAACATCAATCTGACCAGAAGTCTGGCCGCTGAAAACTCCCCTTATTTTGAAACCGGTGCCAAAATTTCTTACACTTCAGATAGTGGAAAATGGTTTTTAAGCGGATTGATATTGAACGGATGGCAGAGGATAGCGAAGCCGGAGGGAAATCAAACCATTTCTTTCGGACATCAGCTAACCTTCAAACCTAATGATAAAATAACACTAAACAGCAGTTCATTTATAGGAAATGATAAGCCAAAAGACGATAAAAGAATGCGATACTTCCATGACCTACATGGGATTTTCCAGGTGACAGAACAGTTTTCTACCGTAATAGGTTTTGATATCGGTGCGGAACAGAAATCAAAAGGAAGTGAGCAATATAATATCTGGTATACTCCCAATGTCCTCATGAAATATCAGCTTGACAATAAGTGGACCTTAGGTGGAAGATTAGAATATTATAATGATAAAAACGGGGTCATTATCAATACAAAAACACCAAACGGATTTCAAACCTTTGGGTATTCTGTGAATGTTGATTATGCCATTTTAAAAAACGTCCTCTTCCGTACAGAAGCCAGAGGCTTTACCTCTAAGGATGCGATCTTTGTAAAGAATAATGAAATGCAACAAGGTAATTTTTTCATTACAGCAAGCCTTGCAGCCTGGTTTTAA
- a CDS encoding outer membrane beta-barrel protein, whose amino-acid sequence MKSKTFHAACFLGLTALSQINGQEIKKDSLLGKPKDSLITKTESRTPFDGYDLTWINGQNRQTDFPLTLKDKDGETILTGVTYVDAYYNYDFNRPKDNTHTISSAIGRSNEVTINMASIGLETNYKNVIGRLWLQYGQMGSIVQDLDGTVNHGKNTSVGNLKYIREAAAGYHFNVMHGLNVEAGIFMSYIGLESYVLGENWNYQRSLVCDFTPFYFQGARIQAYPSKKFKTEIWVLNGWQTYNSWNTGLGLGVSNYYRPTENLQLVANFYLNGKDTRNNPGVRRFHHDHSIVARYYKNKESKGLSQAAFSINNHYGFQSGGGIKARDNYMIGTSVANRLWFHHNKIALTLRADAVSNPGAYLAFSPSPVAQNDFNDAIASGEKLKMFQGTATVDIMPNQFVTFRLEYGFRKSNIPYFAGREGTTSPDGWIDTPIESWRPDLRKSDSRFTLAVMFRL is encoded by the coding sequence ATGAAATCAAAAACTTTTCATGCAGCATGTTTCTTAGGACTTACTGCTTTGAGCCAAATCAACGGCCAGGAAATAAAAAAAGATTCCCTTCTTGGCAAACCCAAAGATTCATTAATCACAAAAACGGAATCCAGAACTCCTTTTGATGGATATGACCTGACGTGGATCAACGGTCAGAATCGTCAAACCGATTTTCCTTTAACCCTAAAAGACAAAGATGGAGAAACTATACTTACAGGTGTAACCTATGTGGACGCTTATTACAATTATGATTTTAACCGCCCAAAAGATAACACACACACTATTTCCTCAGCTATAGGACGTTCTAATGAAGTGACCATTAATATGGCTAGTATTGGTTTAGAGACCAATTATAAGAATGTAATCGGCCGTTTATGGTTACAATACGGACAAATGGGCTCTATCGTTCAGGATCTTGATGGAACTGTAAATCACGGTAAAAATACGAGCGTAGGTAATTTAAAATATATCCGTGAAGCAGCAGCAGGTTATCACTTTAATGTAATGCACGGCTTGAATGTGGAAGCCGGAATTTTCATGAGCTATATCGGTTTGGAAAGTTATGTACTGGGAGAAAACTGGAACTACCAGAGAAGTTTGGTGTGCGATTTTACCCCTTTCTATTTTCAGGGAGCAAGAATTCAGGCTTATCCTTCAAAAAAATTCAAAACTGAGATCTGGGTTCTCAATGGATGGCAAACTTACAATTCCTGGAATACGGGGCTTGGTTTAGGGGTTTCCAATTATTATCGTCCTACAGAGAATCTACAGCTGGTAGCTAATTTTTATCTTAACGGAAAAGATACAAGAAACAACCCTGGAGTTCGCCGTTTTCACCACGACCACAGTATTGTAGCCAGATACTATAAAAATAAAGAAAGCAAAGGCTTATCACAGGCAGCATTCAGTATCAATAACCATTACGGGTTTCAAAGTGGAGGCGGTATAAAGGCCAGGGACAATTATATGATTGGTACTTCTGTTGCTAACAGACTCTGGTTTCACCATAATAAAATTGCTTTAACTTTAAGAGCGGATGCGGTTTCGAATCCGGGAGCTTATTTAGCATTTTCACCTTCTCCTGTTGCTCAGAATGATTTCAACGATGCAATTGCATCAGGAGAAAAACTTAAAATGTTTCAGGGAACAGCAACAGTAGATATCATGCCTAATCAGTTTGTGACCTTCAGATTAGAATATGGCTTCAGAAAAAGCAATATCCCCTATTTTGCCGGAAGAGAAGGAACAACCAGTCCGGATGGATGGATAGATACTCCTATAGAATCATGGAGACCGGATCTGAGAAAGTCTGACAGCAGATTTACACTCGCTGTAATGTTCAGATTGTAA
- the kdpC gene encoding potassium-transporting ATPase subunit KdpC produces the protein MKIYFISALKLTFVMLVCTGFYLLFVLIGSKLLPTQGNAETITYRDQKFYANIGQEFKSPKYFHSRPSAANYNAAGSAGSNKGPGNKEYLETVQKRIDTLKMQNPEMKDTEVPVELVTASGSGLDPDISEAGALYQVKRVAKERNLSEARIESLVKTNTEKPLLGLFGPSKVNVLKLNIALDKLQ, from the coding sequence ATGAAAATTTATTTTATTTCAGCATTAAAATTAACATTCGTCATGCTGGTTTGTACTGGCTTTTATTTACTTTTTGTATTGATAGGTTCAAAATTACTTCCTACACAGGGAAATGCAGAAACCATTACTTATCGGGACCAGAAGTTCTACGCTAATATCGGACAGGAGTTCAAGTCGCCAAAATATTTTCACAGCCGTCCATCCGCAGCTAATTATAATGCAGCGGGGAGCGCCGGAAGCAATAAAGGACCAGGTAATAAAGAGTATCTGGAAACAGTTCAAAAGAGAATCGATACTTTAAAAATGCAGAATCCTGAAATGAAAGATACAGAAGTACCTGTAGAGCTTGTTACCGCCAGTGGAAGCGGGTTGGATCCTGATATTTCAGAAGCAGGAGCTCTTTACCAGGTAAAAAGAGTGGCAAAAGAAAGAAATCTTTCTGAGGCCAGAATTGAAAGTCTTGTTAAAACAAATACTGAAAAACCCCTATTGGGACTTTTTGGACCTTCAAAAGTCAACGTACTGAAGCTTAACATTGCTTTAGATAAATTACAATAG
- the kdpB gene encoding potassium-transporting ATPase subunit KdpB, translating into MKNQSQTLFQKDLVNEAIKQSFVKLNPKIMFKNPVMFLVEVGTVVMLIVSLFSLTGDKTQGSFLYNFLVFIILFFTVLFANFAEAIAEARGKAQADTLRKTREETPAKLIVDNKPGFQVDTTLKMSAEMKLGDIFLCEAGDQIPMDGEIIEGLATIDESAITGESAPVIREAGGDKSSVTGGTKVLSDRIKVKVTTKPGESFLDKMIALVEGASRQKTPNEIALTILLAGFTLTFIIVTLTLKPFADYAQTPITIAAFISLFVCLIPTTIGGLLSAIGIAGMDRALRANVITKSGKAVETAGDIDVLLLDKTGTITIGNRKATQFHPANNIRLDEFIKAAALSSVADETPEGKSIIELSELQPQDLIVSSPTYIDFTAETRTSGIDFEDTRIRKGAYDTIKKLTEKAGNIFPQETQDATTKISENGGTPLVVSVNEKVWGVIELQDIIKTGIQERFQRLRKMGVKTVMVTGDNPLTAKFIAEKAGVDDFIAEAKPEDKMNYIKKEQQSGKLVAMMGDGTNDAPALAQADVGVAMNSGTQAAKEAGNMVDLDNDPTKLIEIVEIGKQLLMTRGTLTTFSIANDVAKYFAIIPALFITFIPALQKLNIMNLHSPESAILSAIIFNAVIIPALIPLALKGVAYKPIGASALLRRNLLIYGLGGVIVPFIGIKLIDLFISLFF; encoded by the coding sequence ATGAAAAATCAATCACAAACATTATTTCAAAAAGATTTGGTCAATGAGGCTATCAAACAGTCTTTCGTAAAGCTGAATCCGAAAATTATGTTTAAAAATCCAGTGATGTTTCTGGTAGAAGTCGGAACCGTCGTTATGCTCATCGTAAGCTTATTCAGCTTAACGGGTGATAAAACACAGGGTAGCTTCTTATATAATTTTTTAGTATTTATCATTTTATTCTTCACCGTATTGTTTGCCAACTTTGCTGAAGCCATTGCTGAGGCAAGAGGAAAAGCCCAGGCTGATACCCTTCGAAAAACACGTGAAGAAACTCCTGCTAAACTAATTGTTGACAACAAGCCCGGATTTCAGGTAGACACTACATTAAAAATGTCTGCTGAAATGAAGTTAGGAGATATCTTCCTTTGTGAAGCTGGTGACCAGATTCCTATGGATGGTGAAATCATCGAAGGGCTCGCAACAATTGATGAGTCAGCCATTACTGGGGAAAGTGCCCCGGTCATTCGTGAAGCAGGTGGTGATAAAAGCTCTGTAACCGGAGGTACCAAAGTACTTTCAGACCGTATCAAAGTGAAAGTAACCACAAAACCCGGTGAATCTTTTCTTGATAAAATGATTGCCCTTGTTGAGGGTGCATCCAGACAAAAAACACCTAATGAAATCGCATTAACCATACTTTTAGCCGGGTTCACCCTTACTTTTATAATCGTTACCCTTACTTTAAAACCCTTTGCAGACTATGCGCAAACCCCAATTACTATTGCGGCATTTATATCCCTTTTCGTTTGTTTGATCCCGACAACAATTGGAGGTTTGCTTTCTGCAATCGGTATCGCCGGGATGGACCGAGCTTTAAGAGCAAATGTGATTACCAAAAGTGGTAAAGCTGTAGAAACAGCCGGAGATATTGACGTTCTGCTTCTGGATAAAACAGGTACCATCACCATTGGGAACCGTAAAGCAACCCAATTTCATCCTGCCAATAACATACGACTTGATGAGTTTATTAAAGCGGCAGCTTTAAGTTCTGTAGCGGATGAAACACCGGAAGGGAAATCAATTATTGAACTGAGTGAACTACAGCCTCAGGACCTGATTGTCTCCAGCCCAACTTATATCGATTTTACGGCAGAGACAAGGACGTCAGGGATTGATTTCGAAGATACACGTATCCGAAAAGGAGCTTACGATACGATTAAAAAATTAACTGAAAAAGCAGGAAATATCTTTCCTCAGGAAACTCAGGATGCAACCACTAAAATTTCTGAAAACGGAGGAACTCCGTTGGTGGTGTCGGTTAACGAGAAAGTATGGGGAGTAATTGAACTACAGGATATCATTAAAACAGGAATCCAGGAACGTTTTCAGCGTTTAAGAAAAATGGGTGTAAAAACCGTAATGGTAACCGGAGATAATCCTTTAACGGCCAAGTTTATTGCAGAAAAGGCAGGTGTTGATGATTTTATCGCTGAAGCTAAACCTGAGGATAAAATGAACTACATCAAAAAAGAACAGCAGTCCGGAAAACTGGTTGCGATGATGGGAGATGGAACGAATGATGCACCGGCTTTAGCTCAGGCAGATGTAGGTGTTGCAATGAACAGTGGGACACAAGCAGCGAAAGAAGCCGGAAACATGGTAGATCTTGATAATGACCCTACGAAGCTGATTGAAATTGTAGAGATCGGAAAACAATTATTGATGACCCGTGGAACTCTTACCACTTTCAGCATTGCGAACGATGTGGCTAAATATTTTGCTATTATCCCTGCATTATTCATCACTTTTATTCCAGCTCTTCAGAAGTTGAATATCATGAATCTTCATAGCCCTGAATCTGCGATATTATCTGCGATCATTTTCAATGCGGTTATCATTCCTGCACTAATTCCATTGGCATTGAAAGGTGTGGCTTATAAACCCATTGGTGCGAGTGCATTGCTCAGAAGAAATCTTTTGATCTATGGTTTAGGAGGTGTAATCGTTCCATTCATCGGAATAAAACTTATTGATCTGTTTATCAGTTTATTCTTTTAA
- the kdpA gene encoding potassium-transporting ATPase subunit KdpA, which translates to MNTEILGIIAMFVITLVIGIFLGKYIANVYGHKKTFLDLVFQPIEKLIYKISGINPNRQMTWKQNMFAMLSINLVWLIIGFFILLNQSWLPLNPDGNPNMSPDLAFNTAISFLVNCNLQHYSGETGVSYLSQLYLMFLQFVTAATGMAAMAVLFKAFKEKTTTELGNFFDFFTKSMIRILIPISIVVALILSANGSPMTFEGKDHITTLEGQKVDISRGPAAAFIAIKHLGTNGGGFFGTNSAHPLENPNYLTNMTEMVTQMIIPFALVFALGFYLKKKRLSWTIFSVMTIGFLALATPTILNEIHGNPLITQMGADHQLGAMEGKEIRFGSAASGYWSIATTVISTGSVNAMHDSMMPLSGMNQLLAMMINCFYGGCGVGILNYFIFIILAVFISGLMVGRTPEFLGKKIEAKEMKIAMIVALFHPFLILVGTALTAYFPEFGAKTLNNPGFHGFSEMLYEFTSSSANNGSGFEGLGDNTPWWNISTGIVLLLSRFIPIIGPIAIAGYLAQKKYIPESAGTLKTDTATFGFMTLAVILLIAALSFFPALTLGPIAEQIQYFSK; encoded by the coding sequence ATGAACACAGAAATTTTAGGCATCATAGCGATGTTTGTTATCACATTGGTAATAGGAATATTTTTAGGAAAATATATTGCTAATGTTTATGGCCATAAAAAAACTTTTTTGGATCTTGTTTTTCAGCCCATTGAAAAATTAATTTATAAAATATCCGGAATTAACCCTAACCGTCAAATGACATGGAAGCAAAATATGTTTGCCATGTTGAGTATCAATCTGGTTTGGTTGATTATTGGATTTTTCATTTTACTCAATCAATCCTGGCTTCCTTTAAATCCCGACGGAAACCCTAATATGTCTCCCGATCTTGCTTTTAATACGGCAATATCATTTTTAGTCAACTGTAACCTTCAGCATTATTCAGGGGAAACGGGTGTCAGTTATTTAAGCCAGCTGTATTTAATGTTTCTTCAATTTGTAACTGCTGCAACCGGAATGGCTGCTATGGCCGTACTTTTCAAAGCATTTAAAGAAAAGACAACAACAGAATTGGGAAACTTCTTTGATTTTTTTACTAAATCCATGATCAGAATCCTGATCCCAATAAGTATTGTTGTTGCTCTGATTCTTTCTGCCAACGGAAGTCCGATGACTTTTGAAGGAAAAGATCACATCACTACTCTGGAAGGACAAAAAGTTGATATCTCCAGGGGTCCCGCTGCGGCTTTTATTGCCATCAAGCATTTGGGAACGAATGGTGGAGGCTTCTTTGGAACCAATTCGGCACATCCTCTTGAAAATCCTAATTACTTAACTAATATGACAGAAATGGTCACTCAGATGATCATTCCATTCGCTTTAGTATTCGCATTGGGATTTTATTTAAAAAAGAAAAGACTTTCATGGACGATATTTTCAGTAATGACCATAGGCTTTCTGGCATTGGCCACTCCTACCATCTTAAATGAAATCCATGGAAATCCACTGATCACACAGATGGGTGCTGATCATCAGCTAGGTGCAATGGAGGGCAAAGAAATACGTTTTGGAAGTGCTGCTTCGGGATATTGGAGTATTGCTACAACTGTTATTTCTACAGGCTCAGTCAATGCAATGCACGACAGTATGATGCCTCTTTCAGGAATGAATCAGCTTCTTGCTATGATGATCAACTGTTTTTACGGAGGTTGTGGTGTCGGAATTTTAAACTATTTCATTTTTATTATTCTGGCTGTGTTCATTAGTGGATTAATGGTGGGAAGAACACCCGAGTTTTTGGGTAAAAAAATCGAAGCCAAAGAAATGAAAATTGCGATGATTGTGGCTTTATTTCACCCGTTTTTAATTCTTGTGGGAACAGCATTAACGGCTTATTTCCCTGAGTTCGGAGCCAAAACGCTGAATAACCCGGGATTCCATGGCTTCAGTGAAATGCTATATGAATTCACTTCTTCATCTGCCAACAACGGATCAGGGTTTGAAGGATTAGGCGATAATACTCCATGGTGGAATATCTCTACAGGAATAGTACTGCTGCTTTCAAGGTTTATACCTATTATCGGTCCTATCGCAATTGCAGGATACCTGGCTCAGAAGAAATATATCCCTGAAAGTGCCGGTACTTTAAAAACAGATACTGCAACTTTCGGATTTATGACTCTCGCGGTGATACTTCTGATAGCAGCATTATCTTTCTTCCCTGCATTGACACTGGGACCTATTGCAGAGCAAATCCAGTATTTTTCTAAATAA